Sequence from the Syntrophorhabdaceae bacterium genome:
TTATCATAACAAATTCGGAGCCGACCAAGGGGCATTGCATATCTGGGGATGCCATGCGAAAAGTAGTATTCATGATCGATGGCTGGTTCATGAGAAAACAGATTTATAAGTACAAAACTTTCTATTATTCCGGCCAAGAAATTAGAAACTATTGCCTCAAACACCTAAGAAAGGATGACTATCTGTATCGCATTTTTTATTACGACACAGAACCGCTAGACAAAAAGGGACATTATCCCATTTCAAAGAAGGCGGTCAATTTCGGGACAACCAGGGTTGCGCAGGAACAGACAAGATTGCTCAATTCCATCAAGACAACCCCAAATTTCGCCTTACGCCTTGGAAAGACAATATGGAGAAATAATCAGTGGATATTAAAACCGGAAAAGGTCTCTGCGCTGTTAGACAAAACAATAACGACCGATCAACTCGTTGACGAGGACTTTAAGCCACTCATAGAACAGAAAGCGGTAGATATTAAGCTCGGTTTGGACATCACGTGTATTGCAATGGAGAGGCTTTCTGATCTGTTAGTAGTTATCACGGGTGACGCTGATATAGTGCCAGTATTGAAGTTTGCTCGTCGCAACGGTATGCAGGTCTGTCTTGATCCCTTGAGAAATCCTGTTCGGCCCGAATTATCAGAACACGTGGATTTTATAGAAACACAAATACCGGCTCCAAAAAAGAAATCATAATCTCTTATTTTCAAACTGACCCACTACGGGAATAACACATAGATCCAAGATGAAACTTAAAAAGCGCCGTTCCACCCCGAAAAGCAAGACCTTCTGCCAATTGCGGATGTTCATAAATCTCTCCATCAACGCCCTGCTGATAATCAGATCCTGCTCTACTTGGGCTTCTGCGTTCCACGGCGCGCGCCCTTTCCACTCTTGCACATAAACTTTCGGTATCATACCTCATCCGCCTCCAC
This genomic interval carries:
- a CDS encoding NYN domain-containing protein, translating into MRKVVFMIDGWFMRKQIYKYKTFYYSGQEIRNYCLKHLRKDDYLYRIFYYDTEPLDKKGHYPISKKAVNFGTTRVAQEQTRLLNSIKTTPNFALRLGKTIWRNNQWILKPEKVSALLDKTITTDQLVDEDFKPLIEQKAVDIKLGLDITCIAMERLSDLLVVITGDADIVPVLKFARRNGMQVCLDPLRNPVRPELSEHVDFIETQIPAPKKKS